In Aquabacterium sp. OR-4, the DNA window TCTGGGCCAGCGCCGGGTGGTAGAGGCCGGCCGTTGGAAACACCTGCGGCGGCGGCAGGGCACGCCAGTCCCGCCCCGCCAGATGCGCGGCCAGGCTGCGCAGCAGGTGCTCGGTGTTGGCCTTGCCACCCTGCACGAAGTAGCCGTGCAGGCGCCGCGCCAGCTCGGCGTCGAGCCCGCCGCCGGCCTTGGGTGCGGCGGTGGCCAGCCACACATGCGGCAGCGGCTGCAGCGCCGGCAGGGCGGCGCCCAGCTTGCCGCGCACGAAGTCCTCGATGTGCTGGCGCGGCGCATCGATCAGCACCAGGCGCGTGCCCTGCCACAGCCGCGGGTTCAGCGCCTCGGCCGGCAGCTTTTCCACGAACTCGGCGCGCAGCGGCAGGCCCATGGCCTGGGCCTGCTGCACCAGCGCGACGAAGCGGCCCGGCGGCGACGGGCTGGTGGTGAGCAGCAGCACGCCGCCCGGCGCGCCGGCCAACGTGACGGGCGCGGGTGCGGGTGCGCCTGGCGCAGCCTGCACCGGCCGCGCCAGGCACAGCATCACCAGCAGCCAGGGCAGGGCCGCCAGCAGCAGCCAGCGCAGCAGCGGCCAGCGCAAGGGTGGCCAGCGCAGCAGTGGCCAGCGCCCGGGCGCGCGGCGGTGGGGCGGGCGCATGCTCAGAACTGGTAGCGCGCGCTGAGGTTCAGGTGGCGCCCGGGCTGCGAGTAGGCATCGGCCACCGTCGTGGTGCTGGTGATGCCGCGCACATCGGCCCAGTTCATGTACTTGACGTCGCCGATGTTCTGCAGATTGGCGTTGAGCTCCCAGTGCCGGCTGAGCTGCCACCAGGCCGACAGGTCGGCGGTGATGTAGCCGGCCGGGATGTACAGGCCGCTGGCGTAGGGCCGGTGCTGGCTCTTCTGGCCGACCAGCAGCAGCTCGCCGCCGAAGGCGTTCTTGCGCTCGTAGCGCAGCGCCAGCGTGCCCTTGTCGGGCTCGATGGTGGACAGCGGGCTGCTGCTGCCATCCACCGCAAACTGGTCGCCGCGGGCGTGGGCGTAGCGCGCCTCCACCGCCCAGCCGGGCGCAAAGCGCCATTCGCCCTGCAGCTCGAAGCCCTGGATCTCGGCGCGCGCCGCGTTCACGCTCTGGAAGGTGCGCGTGGTGCTGGCCATGCCGGCATCCAGCGGCACCGTGGTGGTGGCGGTGACGTCGGTGTTGCCGACGATGAAGTCGCGGTAGCGCGACTTGAACAGCGCCAGCCCCCAGCGCAGCGCACCGTCGCGGCCGCGCAGGCCCAGCTCGAAGGACTGGCTGTGCTCGGGCTTCAGGTCGGGGTTGCCGATGCTGCGGTAGGGCGGGTTGGCGGTGCTGTTGCTGACGCCGCCATTGATCTGCCAGGGCGTGGGCGTGCGAAAGCCGCGCGCCACCTGCGCATAGGGCTGCAGCAGCGGCTGCCACTGCCACACCACGCCCAGCCGCGGCGACACCGCCTGGCTGGACAGGCGCGTGGGCGTCACGCTGTTGTTGCGGGTGTACAGCGGGTTGCCGGTGTCGGGGTCGATCTCGTAGCGGTCAAAGCGCAGCGAGGGCGTGATGCGCCAGGCGCCGATGGCCACCTCGTCTTGCGCAAAGGCGCCGAACTGGCGGTAGTCGGAATCGGGGAAGCTCTGGTTGGGCAGCGTGGCGGCTGCGCTGGCGCTGCCGCTGGTGATCAGGCTGCCATCGGCGGCAAAGTGCGCGCCTTCCTTGAGCGAGGTGATGCGCGCGTCGGAGTAGTCGGCGCCCCACACCACGCGGTGGGCCACGGCCGCGCCGCCGAAGGTGCTTTCGCCCTGCAGGCCGGTGCCCAGCGTGCGTTCGCCATAGGTGGTGTCGCGGGTGCGGCGCGCCCAGGCGGCCGGCGGGCTGGTGTAGCGCTCCTGGCCGAACTGGTGGTTGGCGGTGTCCTGGCCGTAGACCCAGGCCGACAGGCGCTGCACCCAGGGGTTGCGCAGGTCGGTGTAGACCCAGTCGAGCTTGCCCAGGCTGCGCGTGACATGCTCGGTGGCCCGTGCATCGATCACGTTGGCATTGACGAACTGCATGCCCACCACGGTGTAGATCGGGTCGGTGCTGTTGCGCCGGTCCAGGTGCTCGAGGGTGAGCTTGAGCTGGTGGCGCGCATCCAGCGTGTACAGCAGCTTGCCCAGCACGTAGTCGCTTTGCCGGTCCTGCGGGTTGGGCACGGTGGACTGGGCGTTGCGCGTGTCGCGGTCGCCGCGGTTGTCGATCTCGTGGCCGCGGCGCAGGCTGGCCAGCACCAGGGCCTGCCAGGCGCCGGCGCCCTCGCCCTGGCGCATCGCGAACGAGGGCACGGCCAGCCATTCGCGGCTGGCCGAGCTGTAGCCCAGCTTCAGGCTGGCCTGGCTGGGCTGGCCCAGCGTCAGCAGGTCGGCGGGATCCTTGGTGAGAAAGCTCACCGCGCCGGCCAGGCCGTCGGAGCCATATGAGGCCGACGAGGGGCCGCGCAGCAGTTCCACGCGCTTGCTGCCCTCGATGTCGAGGTAGTCGCCGCGGCCGGCCACGTAGGGCCCGCTTTCGTAGAACATCGGCAGGCGCACGCCATCGACCTGCAGCAGCACCTGGTTGCCCTCGAGGCCGCGCACATTGATGCCCTCGTTGCCGCCGCGCCCGGCGGCACTGAACACCGCCGACATGCGCGCCGGCGGGCGCCGCACCGCAATGCCGGGCTCGTCGTCGAACAGGCTCTTCAGGTCGGTGGCGCCGCTGCGGGCGATGTCGCGCGCCTCGCGCGTGCTCACCGTGGCCGGCACCGCGTCGTCGTTGGCCTCGATGCGGGTGGCGGTGGTGACGATGCGCGGCAGCACCACCTCGGGGCCACGCGCCGTGGCCTCGGCGGCCGGCGTTGCGGGCGGCGTGGGCGACTGCTGCTGCGCCGAGGCCGCCGCACTGGCGGCCAGCAGGCCGGCCAGCAGGGTGGGACGCAGCGCCGACGGCGCCTGGGGGTGGATCGACTGGCGAAAAGCTGGCGGGGCGCGGTGGGACAACACGGTGGGGAACTGCTTCAAAAAAGGTAGAGGGTTTGCACGCTGGCCGCTCGCATGGCGGCCAGTCCTTCGCCAGGCGTGCAAGACCTTCCGGTCTTGCACGTCCGGGCTCAGTGCCAGCGGCTGGGGGGGGTGGGGGTGTTGGCGGCGCCGGTCACGCTGGCCACGTTGGCCAGGCAGCCGGCCTGGGCGCAGGGTTCGCCGCGGGCCAGACCCTGCCAGCGTTCACGCGCCTGGGCCATCACCTGGCGCATGGCGTCGGACAAGGCCGGGTGCTCGGCCAGGAAGAACAGGTTGGACACCACCTTGCGCGCCAGCAGCGAGCGCAGGCTGGCCACGTCCAGGGCCGTGCCGGGGGCGGGGTCGGCCCAGGTGGTCATCAGCGCCAGGGTGCCGGCGATCAGCGCATGCGGGCAGGGCAGGGGCAGCTCGTCGTCGAGGTCGGCCTCGGCCGCATCGGGGCGTTCGTTGCTGGGGTTCATGCGGTGGATCTCCAGAAAAATGGGTACGGCCGGCGTGTCAGCGCACGGCCAGCGGGGCGGCCAGCGGCGGGCTGGCGGGGCCGGCCTCGGCGCCCGGCCGGCCCAGGCCGAGCGCGCGCTGCAGGCCGCTGCGGCTGGGCTGCTCGACAAACAGGCAGGGCTTGCCGGTGCGCTTGCAGTGCGACTTGACGCGCCAGTAGGCGTCGTGGCTGATGCAGCCGGTCTGGCAGATCACCAGATCGGCCGCGGCCAGGTGGGCGTCGAGCTGGGCCGGGCTGTGCTCGTTGCCGCCGTCGTGGTGGGCAAAACGCGCGCCCTCGCCCTCGATCACATGGCGGTACACCGGCACCGCGCGGCTGCGCCCGCCCACGCACAGCACCGAGCGCTGGGCCAATACCGGCCAGGGCAGCGGCTGCTGCAAGGGGTTGGCGGCCGCCTGGGCTGCAGCGGCCTGGGCGCTGCCGGCATCGGCGGGCGTGGCCGGCGCCGGCCGGGCGGCGGCCAGCCGGGCCTGGCGCAGCGCGCGATCCAGCCCGACCAGGCGCTCGCGCAGCTGCAGCACCTGGGCCTGCAGCTCGCGCCGCGGCGCCAGATCGGGGGCGGCCTGGCGGGCCAGCAGCAGGGTTTCCTCGAGCTGCTCGATGCGCGTGTCGCGGCCCAGCAGCTCGCCGCGCAGCTGCACCAGGCTGGCCTGCATCTGCTCCAGGCGCACCGCCTGCTGGCGCAGCTGCTCGGCCTGGCGGGCGTGCAGCGCGGCCTGGGTCTGCTGCAGGCGCTCGTGCGCCACCTGCAGCTCGCGCAGGCGGCGGCGGTCGGCGCGCTCGGCGGCGCCCCACTGGTGCTGCAGCATGTGCACGTCGTGCAGCACCTGCTCCTCGAGCAGCGCGTCGCAGCGGGCATGGGTGAGCGTGGCCCACAGCGCGCCGGCCACGCCGTCACCGGCCAGCGCCTCGCGCCAGTGGGCGGCCAGCGCCTCGGTGCTCTTGCAGCCGCGCACCGTGCGCAGCGCATCGGCATAACGTTCGTCCAGCGCCTGCTGCAGGCGCTCGGCCAGGGCCGAGCGGCGCTTGCTGGCGGCAATGGCTTCGCAGTGCAGCTCGTAGTCGTCGGCCGGCGTGCTGTCGCCGTACTCGCGCTGCACCAGTTGGCGCACGGCATCGATCGGCAGGCACACGCCGATCACCGGGCAGAAGGCGTGGCTGTCCAGCTCCCACAGGCGGCGGCGGCGCGAGCCGGGGGCGCGCAGCTCGGTGGGCAGGGCCTGCGGGGTCAGCGGGGTCAGCGGGGTCAGCGGGGCAGGTGCCTCGCGCCCGCCACCGGCTGTGGCCAGTGCAAAGGGCGGCAGCGCCTGGGGCGCCAGCGTGCCCGAGGGCAATGCCGAGAGCCCGGCCGCCGGCGCGTTGATCGCGGCCAGCACGCCGGCCTGCAGGGTGGGGCGGATTTGGCACATGGTTCAGGCAGGCGGCCAGGGCGCCAGTTCGTCGAGCAGACATTGCCAGCCGCAGTGCAGGGCGCCGGCCTGCGCGGCCATGCCCAGCAGCAGCGTGGGCCGGCCCAGCGCGTCGGTGACCATCAGGTGCTGGTCGAGCCCATCACGCCGCTGGCGCGACAGGCGCCAGGCCTGGCCCATCAGCTCGTCGGGCAGCAGCAGCGCACCCTGGTGCCATTGCAGCCACCAGCCGCCGATCACCGGCTGCACCTGGGTCAGCGTGGTGTGGCACTGGCACCAGCCGTCGCGGGTGGGCCAGCCCAGGCTGAGCGGCCAGGCGCGCTGGTGCACGGCCAGCAGCACATCGGGCAGCGCGTCGCGCTCCACCGCGGCGCGGCGGTCGGCATGGCCGGGCTGGGTGATGGCCGGCCAGGGCGCCGGCTGCAGGCGCTGCGGCCGGGCGCCGCTGCGCGCCAATGCGCCGTCGGGTTGGGGCATGGCCGGTCGCACCGGCGCGCCGCGCTGCATCAGGCGCACCGGCGCCGGGCGGGCATGCTGCGCGCTGGTGGCCGTTGGCTGGGCGGCCGCCGGCGGCACCGCAGCGGCCTGGGCCGATGGCTGGGCGGCACCGGACGGGGCCAGGGCGAAGGGGCGTGACGGCATGAACGAACTCCCGGCAGCCCGGCCCGGGCCGTGTGGGCCGGGTGATCAGGCTGATTGGACGCAGGCGCGGCAAGCGGGCGGTGGCTGGCAGCGGCGCGGGCGTTCGTGGTGGATGGGCTGGATTGAAGCGCTGGAACGGACGGCGTTACAGGGAGGGTGAGCCATGGCGCGGCACCGGCAGCTCGCCGGCCGCGCCGGGCCGCCTACTTGGTGAGGATCAGCTTGCCCTGGCGGGTGAGGCGCAGGCGGTAGGTCGCGTCGCCATGGCGGATCAGCGCCTCGACGCCGCGGCCCAGCAGCTCCTGGCTGGGCCAGCAGGGCAGCGCCGGGTCATGGGCCGATGGGGTGTGCAGGCCGTCGGCGTGGGCCGGCAGGGTCTCGGCCGCACGTTCGGCCAGCCGGCTGGGCGGCATGCTGTGCGCAGCCACGGGCTGGGGGTCGAAGCGGCGGGGCGGAGGGGCGTTGGGGGTCGGCATGGGGTGGATACTAAATGCGAATACTTCTCATCCAGTATTAA includes these proteins:
- a CDS encoding DUF2325 domain-containing protein, coding for MCQIRPTLQAGVLAAINAPAAGLSALPSGTLAPQALPPFALATAGGGREAPAPLTPLTPLTPQALPTELRAPGSRRRRLWELDSHAFCPVIGVCLPIDAVRQLVQREYGDSTPADDYELHCEAIAASKRRSALAERLQQALDERYADALRTVRGCKSTEALAAHWREALAGDGVAGALWATLTHARCDALLEEQVLHDVHMLQHQWGAAERADRRRLRELQVAHERLQQTQAALHARQAEQLRQQAVRLEQMQASLVQLRGELLGRDTRIEQLEETLLLARQAAPDLAPRRELQAQVLQLRERLVGLDRALRQARLAAARPAPATPADAGSAQAAAAQAAANPLQQPLPWPVLAQRSVLCVGGRSRAVPVYRHVIEGEGARFAHHDGGNEHSPAQLDAHLAAADLVICQTGCISHDAYWRVKSHCKRTGKPCLFVEQPSRSGLQRALGLGRPGAEAGPASPPLAAPLAVR
- a CDS encoding TonB-dependent hemoglobin/transferrin/lactoferrin family receptor, whose protein sequence is MLSHRAPPAFRQSIHPQAPSALRPTLLAGLLAASAAASAQQQSPTPPATPAAEATARGPEVVLPRIVTTATRIEANDDAVPATVSTREARDIARSGATDLKSLFDDEPGIAVRRPPARMSAVFSAAGRGGNEGINVRGLEGNQVLLQVDGVRLPMFYESGPYVAGRGDYLDIEGSKRVELLRGPSSASYGSDGLAGAVSFLTKDPADLLTLGQPSQASLKLGYSSASREWLAVPSFAMRQGEGAGAWQALVLASLRRGHEIDNRGDRDTRNAQSTVPNPQDRQSDYVLGKLLYTLDARHQLKLTLEHLDRRNSTDPIYTVVGMQFVNANVIDARATEHVTRSLGKLDWVYTDLRNPWVQRLSAWVYGQDTANHQFGQERYTSPPAAWARRTRDTTYGERTLGTGLQGESTFGGAAVAHRVVWGADYSDARITSLKEGAHFAADGSLITSGSASAAATLPNQSFPDSDYRQFGAFAQDEVAIGAWRITPSLRFDRYEIDPDTGNPLYTRNNSVTPTRLSSQAVSPRLGVVWQWQPLLQPYAQVARGFRTPTPWQINGGVSNSTANPPYRSIGNPDLKPEHSQSFELGLRGRDGALRWGLALFKSRYRDFIVGNTDVTATTTVPLDAGMASTTRTFQSVNAARAEIQGFELQGEWRFAPGWAVEARYAHARGDQFAVDGSSSPLSTIEPDKGTLALRYERKNAFGGELLLVGQKSQHRPYASGLYIPAGYITADLSAWWQLSRHWELNANLQNIGDVKYMNWADVRGITSTTTVADAYSQPGRHLNLSARYQF
- a CDS encoding hemin uptake protein HemP; the encoded protein is MPTPNAPPPRRFDPQPVAAHSMPPSRLAERAAETLPAHADGLHTPSAHDPALPCWPSQELLGRGVEALIRHGDATYRLRLTRQGKLILTK